The segment CCTGAGACAGCTTGGCCAGCATCATGCCGATGGGGCCCTGGCCGATTACCAGAACCGTCTCTTCGGGCTGCAAGCGCAGGGTCTCAATACCCTTCTGGCAGGTGTTAATCGGCTCGATAAAGGCCGCCTGCTCATAGCTGACGTTCTGAGGGATGCGAACTACGCCACCGCGCTGGACGATCCAATCCATGACGCGCACGTATTCGGCAAAACCTCCACCGCTAGGTTCGTAACCGGCGGTCACGCCCACTTTCTTGTATACAGGACACTGGGCAAACACCTTGCGATTGCAATAGAAGCAGTCACGGCAAGGGATGTGATGAAAGACCATCACACGCTCACCCAGGGAATAACTTGTCACGCCCTCGCCTACGGCCACAATCATGCCTGAGGTCTCGTGGCCGAAGATGCGTGGAGCAGAGTGCGAGCCGGTACTGATTTTCTTGAGGTCTGTGCCGCAGATGCCGCAGGTGTGTACCCGAATCAGCAATTCGCCTGGGCCAATCGTGGGCACAGGGACGGTTTCCATGCGGACATCATTCTGCCCGTGATAGACAGCAGCCCGCATGGTCGCGGGAATCTTGCCTAAAGTCGTGCTGCCGGTTTGAGTTGCAGTTGCCATAGTTAAGAGTCAAATTTCGCCAATTTAGATTCTATCGCGTTCGCGGATAAATCCTGGTTCTCAATCAGATGCTGGATGAGTGGCACCAGCGCCTTAGCCGCCCGGCTGCTGTTGCGTGCCAAACGAAATACCACTGGCCACATCGCAGGCCGGAGCGTGGCGTGCAATACGAATTTCCCGGTGTCAAAATTGCCGTCGACATCCACGAATTTGTCCATCGGCGGCATGGGAAACTCCAGCTCATCAGAGATTGCCTTCACCGCAAAGAAAGGCAGTCCAGCCTGAGCAGCAACTTCGGCTACGGCGGCTGCTTCCATATCAACCGCGTGGGCTGCGAAACGTTGCGCCAGGGCACGCTTTTCTTCCGATCCCAGAATCTTGTTAGCAGTTACCAATATCCGAATTCCGGGGCCCGTGGAGTAACCTTTGCCGCTGGCAGCATCAATTACGTTGGCTGCCAGAAAAGCCTCGCCCACCTTGACGCCGCTGGTGAGGCTACCAGCCAGCCCTGCCGAGACCAACGCCTCCGGGTGATATGTGTTCACAGCAGCTTCAGCAGCTAAATGGGCCGCACTAGCGCCGATTCCACCGCACACCAGCACCGCTTTTTCTGATTCGTAGAAGCGCAGAGTCTTGCCGCCGTGCTCGACGTCGCGATGTTTCCAGCCGTGGATGATAGGAGCGATTTCACGCTGCAAGGCGGCGATGATGGCGAGGCGAGAATGCGAGGATTCCGTGTTATTTCGCCCGGACATAACCGTGTCCCTTAAACCAATCCACCGCGCGACGCAGAGCGTCGTCAACTGGAACAACTTTGTATCCCAACTCTCGCTCAGCCTTGGCGGAAGAGGCAAACATCTTTTTGCGGCCCATGCGGACCGCATCCACCGTAGCACGCGGCTCCTTGCCCAGCAGCAGACCAGTAAATACCTGATCGCATGCCGCGAAACCCATGGCGACCATGTGCGGGACTTTCATCGTGGGAGCTGGCAATCCGGTGATGGCGGCTAGCTTGTCGAGAATCTGCTTCAATGTAAGGTTCTCGCCGCCGATGATATAGCGCTCGCCGGGATGGGCCTTTTCTATCGCGGTAATGTGGGCACGGGCACACTCGGTTACATCCACGAGATTAAGTCCGGTATCTACATACGCCGGAAATTGGCGGTTCAGGAAATCTACGATGATCCGGCCCGTAGGAGTGGGCTTGATGTCCTGCTCGCCGATAGGAGTCGTAGGATTCACCAAAACCACGTTGACGCCGTTGCGTCCGGCTTCGAGGACAACCTGCTCCGCCATGAATTTCGAACGCTTGTAGTGCCCAATCATGTTGGACAGCGCAACCGGCGAGTCTTCGTTGCAGGGCTCACCATTTCCGGTAAAACCCATGGTCGCCACCGAACTCGTATAAACTACCCGGCGCACGCCAGCCTCCTGTGCGGCCTGGAGAATAGCGCGCGTGCCCTCGACGTTGGCGCGGTACATCTGCTCAGGATCGCGGACCCAGAGGCGGTAATCAGCGGCCACGTGGAAGACGAAATCGCATCCCTGCATTCCTTTTTTCAACGACTGGGGATCGGTGAGATCACCGGTCACACGCTCGGCCTTGAGGGCATCAATGTTGGCTGTGGGGCTGCTGGATCGCGTCAGCAGACGCAAATCCGCGCCCTGCGCCGCCAGCAGGCGGGCGACGTGGCTGCCGACGAATCCGGTGGCTCCAGTGACGAAGGCTTTCATGGAAGTAGAAAGGCACGGCATACGCCGTGCCCGAGGTTAAAATTCTTAGATGCAGAAAACAAAGTCTAGTCGAGTTTTTCCGCTTCGATTCCGATGTTTTTCTCGCCAGCAGAGCGCTTTTCCCAGTATTTGCGGACCCAGGCTTCCCAGCTCCTGCCCGCTGCGGTATCGCGTCCGCTGAAGGCAAGCGCGGCGATATCGGCGTAGGCGACGCTGAGTTTCTCATCCGAGCCGGCGGGAAAGAGGCGCACGCAAGAATCTGCCAGAGTTTTACCGGAGCGCCGGTCAAAGATGTAGCCTTCAACCTTGTTTCCGTTTTTCAAAGTGATGGAGACATCGCCGCGGTAATCAAAGGCCTTTTCCAGGGCTTCGCGGATTTCCGTTTCACCGGCTAGTTGCGGAATCCAGCCCTCGAGCTTTTCGTGAAGTGTTCCCGGAGAAACCTCAAGGGCATCAGGATTGCTTGCGACCGGCTCAGTTACAGCCGAGGACGGCTGTGCCACACGCTTTTCAGTTTTCGTTTCCACGGAAGGAGTGCCACTCATGCCCGGGTCTCCTCAAGCTCGGTCTCGGTCTTTTCAATCTGCACCAGCGGATTATAGGCATGCACCGGGCGCGCAGTTTCATTCAAAAGCTGACGGGCGTCGTCATCCTTGTAGCTTTGGAAGAGCGTGGCCTTAACGGTTTCAAGAAAACCCTTCACTGAGCTGAAGGTGTGGTTGACGGCTGAAGCCTCATAGCCGCTGTGCACCATGCAATTGGCACACTTGGGATTTCCCGATTCAGTCCCATATTCGTGCCATTCGGTGGCTTCCATCAGCTCCTGGAAGGTATCGGCGTAACCATCCTGAAGCAAGTAGCAAGGCTTTTGCCAGCCGAAGATGTTATACGTCGGCATGCCCCAGGGAGTGCAGGTATACTGCCGCTTGCCCATCAGGAATTCAAGAAAGAGCGGCGACATATTGAATTGCCAGTTCTTCTTGCGGTTGGAAAGAATGGCGCGGAAGAGCCGCCGGGTGCGGGCGCGTCCGAGGAAATGTTTCTGATCGGGCGCCTTGTCATAAGAATATCCGGGCGAGAGCATCATGCCCTCGACGCCAAGCGCCATGATTTCGTCAAAGCAAGCGCGCACGCTGTTGGGGTCAGCACCGTCGAACAGAGTCGTGTTCGTAGTCACGCGGAAACCGCGATTCAGGGCCTCTTTGACAGCTTCGACGGCAACGTCGTAACCACCTTCACGGCAGACGGAAAAATCGTGGTGCTCGCGCTGCCCGTCGAGGTGAACGGAAAATGTAAGATACTTGCTGGGCTTGAAGAGATCGAGTTTTTCTTTCAGCAGCAGAGCGTTGGTGCACAGGTAAATGTACTTTTTGCGCTCGACCAGACCTTCGACAATCTCGCCGATCTGGGGATGCATCAGCGGCTCGCCACCAGGGATGCTGACCATGGGAGTGCCGCACTCCTCCACCGCGCGGAAGCATTGCTCTGGCGTGAGGTCCTTCTTCAGGATGTGCGCCGGATACTGAATCTTGCCGCAGCCTGCACAGGCAAGATTGCAGCGAAAGAGTGGTTCCAGCATAAGAACCAGCGGATAGCGCTTACGGCCGGCCATCTTCTGCTTCAGGACGTAGCTTGCTACGGTCCACATCTGCGAAACTGGTACGGGCACTCGAGCTCCTCTCGAAATCTAAAAGTGTTACCTCAGGGGCTAAAGCCCCCTGTCTTTATAAAGCCTTATCGGCACTTTTCGCTTCGCTCACCCATGCCTAAAGGCATGGGCTGGGCCGTGCCCCTTCGAAAACTTAAAGATTATCAACCTGCACAAGGTTGCGACTTACCTTGCGCGGGTTTTCAATATTGGCAAAGACCCGCGCATACGTTGCCAGCGCGAGCATGGGGAAATAATTCCGGTACAGGTGATACGCCAGGTAAAAGACCCGTGGGAAACCTGTTCCAGTGTACTGCGGCTCGTCCCAGGAGCCGTCTTTTTTCTGCGTCCGCAATAAATATGCGATGCCGCGGGCCACGCCTTCGCTGCGCGTATCGCCCGCCGCCAGCAATCCCATTACAGCCCAGGCTGTCTGCGATGGCGTGCTTGGGCCTACGCCCTTCAGCGCGGGATCATCATACGATCCGCAGGTCTCGCCCCAGCCGCCATCCGGGTTCTGGAACATGCGCAGCCACTCTGCCGCCTGTTGGATGTAAGGCTCGTGGTTCCATACCCCCATGGCCTCGAGGCCCCTCAGGACGCACATGGTTCCATAGATATAGTTTACCCCCCAGCGGCCAAACCAGGAACCATCAGGCTCCTGCTCGCGGATAATAAAATCAATGGCCTTGCGCACGCGCTTGTCTTCGCGGGTGTAGCCGTAAACCGCGAGCATCTCGAGGACGCGACCGGTGATATCCACGGTGGGTGGGTCGAGCATGGCGTTGTGGTCGGCAAAGGGAACGTACTGGAAGACCATGCGGTCGTTATCTTTGTCGAACGAGGCCCAGCCGCCATTCTTGCACTGCATGGAAAAGATCCACTCGATGGCGCGCTGGGAGGATTCGTGCTGATAGCGCTCGTTAGGATTGTCTACATGGCTCAGGCCAAGCAGCACCATGGCGCTGTCATCCACGTCAGGGTAGAACTCGTTATTGAATTCAAAGTACCAGCCGGCGGGAGCAGCGTTGGGATTTTTTACGCTCCAGTCGCCTTTGTGTGTGACCTGCTTTTTCAGCATCCAGTCGGCTGCCGCCACTATGCGGGGCTCGGACGGGGAAACTCCACACTCGCCGAGGGCAAAGAGCGCATAGGCCGTATCCCAAACCGGCGACATGCAGGGCTGCATGCGGAAGGTGTTCTTTTCTTCGATGCCGAGCTTTTCAAATTCATCCATGGCGCGGATGAATTGGGGGTCATCCACGGAGTACCCCAGGCAGCGCAGCGCAAGAATCGAATTAAGAATACTAGGATAAATTGAGCCCAGGCCGTCGGACATCTCAAAGCGCTCGAGCATCCATTTTTCGGCCTTGCGGAGCGCCAAGGCACGCAACGGGCGCACATGCACGCGCTCGAAAAAGTGCACGAGGTGATCGAGCACCAGGAAGAAGTTCCGCCAACTCAAGATCTTTTTCGACCACTTCAACTTCAGGTTGATTTGGTCACGATCACCGGGGAAAAGCTCATCAATTCCCTGCTCCGCGGAGATTTTCTTAAAGGGTTTCTTGGCGTAGACGATCGAAAGCGGAACCAGGATGGCCCGCGACCAGGAAGAAATCTCATAAATGTTGAACCAGAACCAATTCGGGAACAACACAATCTCCGGAGGAATGGCCGGTACAGCGTCGTAATCGTACTGTCCCAGGAAGCAAAGATAAATCTTGGTAAAGGTATTGACCTCAGGCACGCCGCCCATTTCGAGGATGCGTCCGCGAGCGCGAACCAGCGCCGGATGATCGGGTTTGTAGCCCATCAGCTTCAGGCCAAAATAAGCTTTCACCGAAGCACTGATGTTCGACGGCCCGCCCTGATAGATCGGCCAGCCGCCATCTTCGTTCTGATGACGAAGAATCTCAACAGTTGCCTTGGCCATCTTGCGGGGATCGCCCGTGCCCAGCAGGGTATGCATCAGGATGTAATCGGATTCCAGGGTGGTATCGGCTTCTAATTCGCCGCACCAGAAGCCTTCCTCCGTCTGGATGGAGAGGAGGTATTTACGGATGGCATCAATGGCCGCAGCCACGCGGCTGCGCATGTCATCAAGCTTGCCAAAGGTCATTGGCGGAAGATGGCGCTCAGATGCGCCCTGGGAAAAGGGCTGTTCCATCGCTTACTCCGCAATTGCCGGCGCGGGAGCTTCGCCAATAGCGGCAACGATCTCGGGAGGCAAGCCGAAACGAACATTTTCGGGCATGACCTCGACCTCACGAAGGTTGGTGAACCCTTTGTTCTGCAAGAACAAAATTACTTCTTCTACCAAACACTCCGGAGCTGAAGCTCCTGCGGTTAGGGCAATAGTTCTGACGCCGTCCAACCACTCCGGCGCGATTGCCCGGAAATTTTCAATCAAATGAGAAGAGCGCCCTAAGTTGCGCGCAACTTCCACCAGGCGGTTCGAGTTGGAGCTGTTATCGGAACCCACAACCAGCAACAGGTCGGCTTCTTCTGCAATATGCTTGACCGCAACCTGGCGGTTTTCAGTGGCATAGCAGATATCCTGTGCGTGCGGTCCACGAATGTAGGGGAACTTGTTCTTCAGAGCGGCGATGATGTCTTTGGCTTCATCGAGACTCAAGGTGGTCTGGGTGATATAGGCCACGCGGTTGGGATCGGGAACAACCAGTGCTTCTACCTCTTCGGTAGTGCTCACAACCTGAGTCACAAGAGGAGCTTCGCCCAGGGTCCCAATAACTTCGTCATGATCGCGATGGCCAATCAAAATGATGGAATAACCTTCCTTGGCGTACTTGACGGCTTCCACGTGGACTTTGGTGACCAGCGGGCAGGTGGCATCCACCACGCGTAGGTTGCGCTTTTTGCTGGCCTCGCGCACTTCCGGCGAAACACCGTGGGCGCTATAGATAACACGCTCGCCATCGGGGACTTCTTCCACACTGTCTACAAAGATGGCACCTTTGCCCTTGAGTTCATCCACGACATAACGGTTGTGAACAATCTCTTTGCGCACATAAATAGGTGCGCCAAAAGCCTCCAAGGCTATTCGGACAATATCAATGGCTCTTACCACCCCGGCGCAGAAACCACGGGGTTTGAGCAAAATAAGCGTTTTGGCTTCGACTTGGGCTCGGGGCTGGGCTTCGGTTGGTTTGTTCATTCGCTTATGTTTTAAGTATACAGGAGGCCTAAGTTTTTCAGAATCAAAACCTTACAAGATTTCAGACTCAAACCTTACAAGAAAGGTACCGTTGCCGTCAATGTAAACCATAGAAAAAAGGGGGAATTAGCATTGAATGGGCGTTTCAGAGCAGCGAATGGTAACAGGCAGAGGTTCAAACCTTGGCTTTGAGCATCTGCTCGGCATGGCGGAGCGAGGTCTCAGTCAGCTTGGCCCCGCTTAACATTCGGGCAATCTCCTCGGTGCGCTCGGCCTCCGACAGCCGCCGGATGGTGGTATGCACCCGCACAGTACCGGATTCCTTCTTTTCTTTCTTTTCAATTACATAATGCTGGTCGGCAAAGGAAGCGATCTGCGGCAGGTGGGTTATACAAAGCACCTGATGACTGTGACCGAGAGCCTTCAACTTTATACCCACAGCCTCAGCGGCCCGGCCTCCGATGCCGGTATCAATTTCGTCGAAGACGAGGGTACGCATTCCGGCTTCGGATTTCCCATGCCTGGAATTAGGGCGGGCGGCGTGTGGAGGCCCGTCAGCCTCAACCGTCGCCTTCAGCGCCAGCATCACGCGCGACATCTCACCACCGGAGGCGATCTGCTCCACCGGATGCAGCAGTTCGCCTGCATTGGTGGCGATGAGATACGCGGCCTCATCAAAGCCCTCGGCTGACCATGAGGCCTGATCTTCGTTGGCAGACAGCTCTACATGGAAGCGGACCTTCATGGCCAGGTCGTTGATTTCGGCTTCCACTAATTTTTCCAGCTTGTGGGCAAGCTCCTGGCGTTTTTTGGAAACGCTGCGCGCCTGCTTCAGATAATCTTCAGCGGCGACTGCAACGTTTTTGCGTAACTGATGCAGAATTTCGTCGCGGTTCTCGACTTCATTCAGTTTGCGCGCGACCTCTTCACCGAAGGCGATGATTTCATCCACGCTCTGGCCGTACTTGCGCTTCAAGCGATCCATGAGCGCGAGCCGGTCTTCAATTTCAGCCAGCCGCTGCGGAGAGGCGTCAATCCCTTCGGCGTAATCGCGCAGCGTGATACCGGCATCTTCCACCGTGATGCGAGCTGATTCCAGCGCAGCCAGTGTCTCCTGAAATTTGGCATCGTAGCGCGTCAGCTCTTCCAACTGCTTGATGGCCGCACGCAATGAAGAGGCCGCGGAAGAATTCGACTCATACAGAAGCTCGTGCGCACCCATAGCAGCGGAATAGAGTTTTTCCGCATTGGCCAGAACGCGCTTTTCCGATTCCAGGCGCTGATCTTCGCCAGATTCAAGTCCAGCCTGCTGAATTTCTTTTTTCTGGAATTGCCACAGATCAAGCAGGCGCAAACGATCTTGCTCATCGCGCTCCAGGTCAGAGATGCGCTGCTGCAATTCGCGCCAGCGATGGTACGTCTCAGCGACTGTCTCGGTCTCGATGTTGCCAAAGCGATCGAGCAGCCGCAGGCGTTCACCCGCACCGAAAGCCAGCAGAGTTTCGCTTTGCGCATGGATATGAGCCAACTCAGGCGCAAGCTGTTTAAGCACCGCCACCGTGGCCGGCTGATTGTTGATAAATACCCTGCCCTTACCGCCGTGGGCAATCTCGCGGCGAAAAATCAGTTGTTCCTCGGCATGATCAATGCCATTTTTTTCGAGGATATCGGTAATCGCGCGACTTTTCACGTCAAAGACGGCGGAAACAACGGCCTTCTCTGCGCCGTGGCGGATCATGTCATTGGAGGCACGTTCGCCCAGCAGGAGCGCTAATGCATCAATCAGGATGGATTTGCCCGCGCCGGTTTCGCCCGTCAGCAGATTCAAGCCGGGGGCAAACTCCACCACGACGTTATCAATGACGGCGTAATTTTCGACGCGAAGCTCGAGCAGCACGCTGCGTTTCCCTCGGAGATTTGGAAGATTATCTACTAAAAAGCGGCTGGGAGCTACTGGCTGCTAAAAGCAGTTCTCGGTTTCCAGTTGCCAGTTCCCAGTTTTTGCCCAATGGGGAATAGAGAGGCCGTACCGCAAGGGTAATTCGTCCTATAAAAAAAATTAACTGACCGATGATTGACGAGGGCGTACACTGGATGCTAGGTTGCATATAGCCACTTTCACTCGAATTCCATCGAGATGACCATACACCTCATTTCAACATGCATTGTCGAAAACGAGATCGTTAATCTCATTCAAGACAGCGGTCTGGTTGCCAAAGTTGTTCTCCTGATTCTTCTTGGGTTCAGCGTACTTTCCTGGGGAATCATTCTTTCCAAGTGGGCCCGGTTTGGCCGAGCGCGGAGCCAGAGCGGACGCTTTGTGCGCGCCTTCCGCAAGGCCCAGCGGCTTCAGGATATTTCTGCGGTAGCTGAGCAATTCAAACCTAGTCCCCTGGTGGCAGTGTTCGAGGGTGGGTATGAAGAGTACCGCCGGCAGGTTGGGAACCCCAGCGGGACGATCCGCAGCCTGGAGGCAATCCGCCGCTCGATGCAGATTGCCGCATCCGAGGAGCTGACCCGCCTGGAACGGCGTTTGCCCTGGCTGGCGACTACGGGCGCAATTACTCCTTTTATAGGGCTGTTTGGCACCGTATGGGGCATTATTGACGCATTCCACGGACTGGGCACCGCCGGGGCCGCCACATTGCGCGCCGTTGCACCTGGAATTTCCGAGGCCCTCATCACTACAGCGGCGGGTTTAGTTGCAGCCATTCCCGCAGTCATCTTCTATAACTTGATTTCCCAGACGATCCGCGAGTTCGGCGCGCGCATGGACGATTTTGCGCTGGAGATGCTGAATGCCGTGGAGCGCAATGCAGCGGTATCCACAGAAACTACTGTGGAGAGACGTTAATGGCTTTCACCGATAAGAGCGGACGCACGCAGTCATCGCTGGCGGAGATCAACATTACGCCGCTGGTGGATGTTGTGCTGGTGCTGCTTATTATCTTCATGCTGACGGCGCCGATTTTGCAATCGGGGATCGATGTGGATGTCCCCAAAACGCGGACCGTCAAAGAAATCACGGAAGAGCGGCTGGTCATCACCATTGATAAGCAACAGCGGGTGTTCCTGGGAAACGATCCGATTAACATTAACGAGATTCCGCAGAAGTTGCGGGCGAAGGTCCGCGATCCGGAGCACCAATCCATTTTCTTGCGGGCCGACCAAAATGTGCCTTTTGGTGCGTTCGCCACGGTCATGGACTCGGTGAAACAAGCGGGAATTACCAACGTAAGCATTGTGACGCAACCCTTGCAGGAGAATACGGTGAAGTAAGATGCAACCGAACGGCAACAATATCTACCTCGAACGCGAGCCGTGGGGAGGTTATCTCACCTGGTCGGCGGGGATGCATGTGCTTCTGTTCGGTTCCATCATCGTCTACAGCGGCATCATCAGCTCACGTCATGGAGAAAATTGGGGTAGCACCGAAATTGGAGAAGCCATGAGCGCAACCTTGGTGAGTCGCGCCCCGGTTCCCTTGCCGTCGCAACCTGAGCAGACAGAAAATGTGGTAGCGAATGAATCCAAAGGGCTGACTGAATCGAAGCCGCAAACCGTTGAGCAACAGCCCAATGCTCTGTTGATCCCCGATCAAAATACAAAAAAGAAGCCTGATCAGCACACCAGCCCGGAAAAACCGCGTATCCCTCCGCCGGAAGATAACCGTGTTCCTTTTGGACAAGGCGGTCCGGTGAGCGGCCCATTTGGCGTGTTCACGGCAAACAATGCCAAGGGCGGATTCAGCTTTACAGGACCCGCGGGAGATTTTGGCAGTCAATTCGGTTGGTACGTGGATGTGGTGCGGCGCAAAGTCTCTGAAAATTGGATGAAATATGAGGTGGACCCGAGTATTACGGCGTCGCGCCGGGTTTACATCGTTTTTGACATTCAAAGCGGTGGAGAACCCACAAACATTCAGGTGGAGCAATCCAGCGGCGTGCCTTCGCTCGATCAATCGGCGATTCGCGCCCTGCAACGGATTGACAGTTTTGGTCCGCTGCCTGGGGGATACAGAGGTAGCAAGGTTTCTGTAGAATTCTGGTTTGATTATAAAAGGCAGTAATCAGGTAGTAATAGATTCTTTTAAATTATAAGCAAGGAACGGAGTGCATAACATGATCAAGCGACTGGCGGTTTTGATTCTGCTGTCTCTCGTATCATCATCTTTGCTTTACGCGCAAACGGATTGGATCCGCACCGGTACCGGCCTGGGAGTAGAAAAAGTACGGCTGGCGGTGCCTGACTTTAAGGCTGCGGGCGCTGATCCGCAGACGGCGCCGCTTCTCACCGTCTTCAACCAAACCCTGTGGAACGACCTGGATAACGCCGGCATCTTCGACCTGGTTTCGAAGAGCTTTTATCCGCTGAGCGTTCCCGGCACGCCGGCCGAGTTGCAACTGGCGACGTGGAGCAATCCTCCAGTGAATGCCAGCATGGTGGCCTTCGGCAACTTCGGAGTTTCAGGCTCGAACGTGGCCATGCAAGGCTGGCTCTATGATGCCCGCAACTCCAGCGCCCCCATGGTGCTGGGCAAGCAATACAGCGACCCGGCATCGCCCGACAATGCCCGTTTGCAGGCGCACCGCTTTGCTGATGAAATCATCTTCCGCCTGGGCGGTGGAATTAACGGCATCGCCGAGACCAAGGTTTATTTCATCAGTTCACGCAGCGGCCATAAGGAAGTCTGGCAGATGGATTATGACGGTGCCGCACAGTCCCAACTGACGCATCTGGGCTCCATCGCCTCGCTTTCACCCCGGGTCTCGCCCGACAACACCCGCATCATATTCTCTTCCTTTGCAAAACGCGGCCTGGAACTCATGATGTACTCGCTGGAGTTGGGGCGAATCGTCAGCTTCCCAACTTACAACGGAACGAATATCTCACCGGCCTGGGCGCCGGATGGCAGCAAGATAGCATTTTCCTCTTCCATGCACGGGCACTCAGAAATTTATGTGGCCGACTCCGCCGGGGCAAACCCGAAGCGGCTTACGGTTTCCAGCGGCCATCCCGACTCTTCACCGGCATGGAACGCCAAAACCGGGGCGCAGATCGCTTTCGTCAGCGGCCGCACCGGTGAACCCCAGATTTACATCATGGATGCCGACGGCACCAACGTACAACGCATGACCGATACCGGCTACGCGGTTTCGCCCTCCTGGTCACCGAATGGACAACTGCTGACATTTGCCTGGAGGCGCAGCTACGGAGCAGGAGATCCTGGAGGCCAGGACATTTACCTTATGGATGTCACCACCCGGCAGTGGGTGCAGTTGACTCACGATTCCGGCGTCAACGACTTCCCCTCCTGGTCGCCCGACGGACGGCATATTGTGTATGAATCCAGACAGGGCGGACGCTCGGAGATCCGGAGCATGCTCGCCGATGGCACCAAACAACATGCGTTAACCAGCAGCGGCGAAAATTCTCAGCCGAACTGGAGTTGGAAATAGATTTCTATCGTAATGCGATATAACTTTATCAGTAATCCTGGGTTTGAAGTTTATGATGTTCCTGGAGGCATGAGGTGAAAAACCGTACTAGGCAGTTCATCGTGTTGACCTTATTGGCGGCGCTCTTGCTAATAGCCGGCTGCGAAAAAAAGAGCACTGCTCCCCCACCACCCCCACCGCCACCGCCGCCGCAGCCTACAGCGTCGCTCTCGGCCAATCCGGATTCGATT is part of the Terriglobales bacterium genome and harbors:
- a CDS encoding MotA/TolQ/ExbB proton channel family protein → MTIHLISTCIVENEIVNLIQDSGLVAKVVLLILLGFSVLSWGIILSKWARFGRARSQSGRFVRAFRKAQRLQDISAVAEQFKPSPLVAVFEGGYEEYRRQVGNPSGTIRSLEAIRRSMQIAASEELTRLERRLPWLATTGAITPFIGLFGTVWGIIDAFHGLGTAGAATLRAVAPGISEALITTAAGLVAAIPAVIFYNLISQTIREFGARMDDFALEMLNAVERNAAVSTETTVERR
- a CDS encoding biopolymer transporter ExbD; this translates as MAFTDKSGRTQSSLAEINITPLVDVVLVLLIIFMLTAPILQSGIDVDVPKTRTVKEITEERLVITIDKQQRVFLGNDPININEIPQKLRAKVRDPEHQSIFLRADQNVPFGAFATVMDSVKQAGITNVSIVTQPLQENTVK
- a CDS encoding TonB family protein, with amino-acid sequence MQPNGNNIYLEREPWGGYLTWSAGMHVLLFGSIIVYSGIISSRHGENWGSTEIGEAMSATLVSRAPVPLPSQPEQTENVVANESKGLTESKPQTVEQQPNALLIPDQNTKKKPDQHTSPEKPRIPPPEDNRVPFGQGGPVSGPFGVFTANNAKGGFSFTGPAGDFGSQFGWYVDVVRRKVSENWMKYEVDPSITASRRVYIVFDIQSGGEPTNIQVEQSSGVPSLDQSAIRALQRIDSFGPLPGGYRGSKVSVEFWFDYKRQ
- the tolB gene encoding Tol-Pal system beta propeller repeat protein TolB; its protein translation is MIKRLAVLILLSLVSSSLLYAQTDWIRTGTGLGVEKVRLAVPDFKAAGADPQTAPLLTVFNQTLWNDLDNAGIFDLVSKSFYPLSVPGTPAELQLATWSNPPVNASMVAFGNFGVSGSNVAMQGWLYDARNSSAPMVLGKQYSDPASPDNARLQAHRFADEIIFRLGGGINGIAETKVYFISSRSGHKEVWQMDYDGAAQSQLTHLGSIASLSPRVSPDNTRIIFSSFAKRGLELMMYSLELGRIVSFPTYNGTNISPAWAPDGSKIAFSSSMHGHSEIYVADSAGANPKRLTVSSGHPDSSPAWNAKTGAQIAFVSGRTGEPQIYIMDADGTNVQRMTDTGYAVSPSWSPNGQLLTFAWRRSYGAGDPGGQDIYLMDVTTRQWVQLTHDSGVNDFPSWSPDGRHIVYESRQGGRSEIRSMLADGTKQHALTSSGENSQPNWSWK